One window of the Alligator mississippiensis isolate rAllMis1 chromosome 5, rAllMis1, whole genome shotgun sequence genome contains the following:
- the ALG2 gene encoding alpha-1,3/1,6-mannosyltransferase ALG2: protein MRAALRRVARRQRAVMAGAERGPSVLFLHPDLGLGGAERLVVDAALALQARGCRVQIWTAHYDPARCFAETRRLAVHAVGDWLPRSLAGRAHALCAALRMLYVALYALLRAPPPDIFVCDQVSACIPVLRLARNRKKVLFYCHFPDQLLTKRESLLKRIYRAPLDWLEEYTTGMADCIVVNSEFTANVFADTFKSLSHIKPDVLYPSLTVSAFESIVPVEIANVIPKRTKKMFLSINRFERKKNLALALNALYDLRGRLDAQEWDDIHLVLAGGYDERVLENVEHYKELKDIVTRLKLDEHVTFVRSFTDEQKISLLSNCICVLYTPSNEHFGIVPLEAMYMRCPVIAVNSGGPLESVVNNVTGFLCDPSPTQFSEAMEKCVKDRLLKNTMGAAGRARVMEKFSSEAFTEQLYQYICRLTQ, encoded by the exons ATGCGCGCTGCTCTGCGCCGCGTGGCCCGGCGGCAGAGGGCAGTCATGGCGGGGGCCGAGCGGGGCCCGTCCGTGCTGTTCCTGCACCCGGACCTGGGCCTGGGCGGCGCGGAGCGGCTGGTGGTGGACGCAGCGCTGGCGCTGCAGGCGCGCGGGTGCCGCGTGCAGATCTGGACGGCGCACTACGACCCCGCGCGCTGCTTCGCGGAGACGCGGCGCCTGGCTGTACACGCCGTCGGGGACTGGCTGCCGCGCAGCCTGGCTGGTCGCGCCCACGCGCTCTGCGCCGCACTGCGCATGCTCTATGTGGCGCTGTACGCGCTGCTCCGCGCCCCGCCGCCCGACATCTTCGTCTGCGACCAg GTGTCTGCTTGTATCCCAGTTCTTAGACTGGCCAGAAATCGTAAGAAAGTTTTGTTTTACTGTCACTTTCCTGATCAGCTTCTGACCAAGAGAGAATCTCTTCTTAAACGCATTTACCGCGCTCCGCTGGACTGGCTGGAAGAGTACACCACTGGCATGGCAGATTGCATCGTCGTCAACAGTGAATTTACAGCAAACGTCTTTGCGGATACCTTTAAGTCCTTATCTCACATAAAGCCTGACGTCCTATACCCTTCGTTGACTGTCAGTGCCTTTGAATCCATAGTTCCTGTAGAAATAGCAAATGTAATTCCCAAACGCaccaaaaaaatgtttctttcaatTAATagatttgaaaggaaaaaaaatctagcgTTGGCTCTAAATGCCTTATATGATCTCCGTGGGAGACTTGATGCTCAAGAGTGGGATGACATTCATCTAGTTTTGGCAGGTGGCTATGATGAAAGGGTGTTGGAAAACGTGGAACACTACAAGGAACTGAAGGATATTGTGACCAGACTTAAGCTTGATGAGCACGTCACTTTTGTGAGGTCTTTTACAGATGAACAAAAAATCTCTCTTCTCAGTAACTGTATATGTGTGCTTTATACACCAAGTAATGAACACTTTGGTATTGTTCCTTTGGAGGCTATGTATATGAGATGTCCAGTCATAGCAGTTAATTCAGGTGGCCCTTTGGAATCTGTCGTAAATAATGTCACAGGATTTTTATGTGACCCTTCTCCAACACAGTTTTCTGAggccatggaaaaatgtgtgaAAGACCGTCTCTTAAAGAATACAATGGGAGCAGCTGGAAGAGCGAGAGTTATGGAAAAATTTTCATCAGAAGCATTCACGGAACAGCTGTACCAATATATATGTAGATTAACACAATAA
- the SEC61B gene encoding protein transport protein Sec61 subunit beta has protein sequence MPGPNPSGTNVGAAGRSPSKAVAPRAAGSTVRQRKNASCGTRSAGRTTSAGTGGMWRFYTEDSPGLKVGPVPVLVMSLLFIASVFMLHIWGKYTRS, from the exons ATG CCGGGCCCCAACCCCAGCGGCACCAACGTCGGCGCCGCCGGCCGCTCCCCCAGCAAGGCCGTGGCGCCACGAGCCGCCGGCTCCACCGTTCGACAGAG GAAGAACGCGAGCTGTGGCACACGGAGCGCCGGCCGCACCACCTCCGCGGGCACCGGTGGCATGTGGCGTTTCTACACGGAGGACTCGCCTGGCCTCAAAGT tGGTCCTGTTCCAGTTTTGGTTATGAGTCTCCTTTTTATTGCTTCTGTATTTATGTTGCACATCTGGGGCAAATACACTCGTTCGTAG